The Drosophila innubila isolate TH190305 chromosome 3R unlocalized genomic scaffold, UK_Dinn_1.0 2_E_3R, whole genome shotgun sequence genome has a segment encoding these proteins:
- the LOC117792481 gene encoding fatty acyl-CoA reductase wat-like has translation MQSQIQSFYRNKCVFITGGSGFLGRVIIEKLLRSTEVNRIYVLIRPKKGVSIKDRIAAWNTDPVFSELLKSNPKYSDHIVAIEGDCGFPDLGISVEDRKLLVDQVQIVLHCAATVRFDERLNVALDINTRGTLLVVQLAKEMPRLEAFVHVSTAFSNCVVRHIKEVYYPDKLTCSFDKILALREMLSNDLIDNMSPVLLGQYPNTYTFTKALAEQVVQKEASGLPACIFRPGMILATLKEPIPGWTDNLYGPISILYGCIVGVLRVTLADENSRAHIVPVDYCANMVLTTAWKTAAENVQAKETVIEKVPLRDPTIYNYVNSDQNPVKWRDFSNAVENLRFVCPLEQMIWYPFLKTYTKLWAFKLAILVYHILPGHIIDIVLRLRGQKPRMVQMYNKIHKNIRKISQFAIENWTFDMNNTDRLIQCMSSEDRKLFECDVNGLNWNEYFRGAVFGLREYLAKEKPTEESFRKARIIMKRFHIIHRIVQLIVYGSIPALIWLMLRVIPNLLF, from the exons ATGCAATCGCAAATTCAATCATTTTACAgaaataaatgtgtttttataaCCGGTGGAAGTGGATTTTTGGGAAGAG TTATCATTGAAAAGCTCCTACGCTCAACTGAAGTCAACCGAATCTATGTGTTAATAAGGCCCAAAAAAGGAGTGAGTATTAAGGATCGAATTGCGGCATGGAATACAGATCCG GTATTTTCCGAACTGCTGAAGTCAAATCCCAAGTACTCAGATCACATAGTGGCCATAGAAGGAGATTGTGGTTTTCCAGACCTGGGGATCAGTGTAGAAGATCGAAAACTGTTGGTAGATCAGGTGCAGATCGTGCTTCACTGTGCTGCCACCGTAAGATTCGATGAGCGCCTCAATGTGGCACTGGACATCAACACCCGTGGGACGCTCCTGGTGGTGCAACTTGCCAAAGAGATGCCTCGCCTGGAGGCATTTGTTCACGTGTCCACCGCCTTCTCGAACTGTGTGGTCCGTCATATTAAGGAGGTCTACTATCCGGATAAATTAACCTGCTCTTTTGACAAGATTCTTGCGCTGCGAGAAATGCTGAGCAATGATCTCATTGACAACATGAGTCCGGTTCTTCTTGGACAGTATCCCAATACATATACCTTCACCAAGGCATTGGCTGAGCAAGTGGTTCAGAAGGAAGCGAGTGGTTTACCGGCGTGTATATTTCGACCAGGCATGA TTCTTGCAACATTAAAGGAGCCCATTCCGGGATGGACTGACAATCTCTATGGACCCATATCCATACTATACGGATGCATAGTTGGAGTTCTGCGCGTTACGCTCGCTGATGAAAATTCGCGAGCCCATATTGTGCCAGTTGACTATTGTGCCAACATGGTACTGACCACTGCATGGAAAACAGCTGCGGAAAATGTCCAGGCTAAAGAAACTGTCATAGAAAAAGTACCGTTAAGGGATCCGAccatttataattatgttaaCAGCGATCAGAATCCCGTAAAATGGCGTGACTTTTCGAATGCAGTAGAGAATCTTCGATTTGTTTGTCCACTGGAACAGATGATATGGTATCCGTTTCTAAAAACTTACACCAAACTTTGGGCCTTTAAGCTGGCGATCCTGGTCTATCACATTCTGCCAGGACACATTATCGATATAGTATTGCGTCTAAGAGGTCAAAAGCCAAGAATGGTCCAgatgtataataaaatacacaagAACATTAGAAAAATTTCGCAGTTCGCGATTGAAAACTGGACGTTTGATATGAACAATACGGATCGACTTATACAATGTATGTCGTCGGAGGATCGAAAACTTTTTGAGTGTGACGTGAATGGCCTAAATTGGAATGAATACTTTAGAGGGGCAGTGTTTGGATTGCGAGAATATCTTGCGAAAGAAAAGCCGACTGAAGAATCCTTCCGAAAAGCGCGAATAATAATGAAACG ATTCCATATAATTCATCGTATTGTACAACTTATTGTGTACGGTAGTATTCCTGCTTTGATCTGGTTAATGCTACGCGTAATTCCGAATCTTCTCTTTTAA
- the LOC117792482 gene encoding fatty acyl-CoA reductase wat-like yields MVSQIQSFYKNKNVFITGGSGFLGRVIIEKLLRSTEVNRIYVLLRPKKGVSIKDRIASWSTDPVFSELLKSKPKYSDQIVAIEGDCGFPDLGISVEDRKLLVGQVQIVLHCAATVRFDEPLNVALDINTRGTLLVVQLAKEMRRLEAIVHVSTAFSNCVLPHIKEVYYPDNLSCTFDKILALREMLSNDLIDNMSPVLLGQFPNTYTFTKALAEQVVQKEASGLPACIFRPGMILGTFREPIPGWIDNLYGPLSILLGCAVGVLRVMIVDVYTQANVGPVDYCANMVLSTAWKTALENVQRKEKLSDKLPLRDPIIYNYAVSEKNPVKWSKFYKTVEDERYTLALEQMIWYPFLHTCTKLWAFELATLVYHILPGHFIDMVLRLRRQKPRMVKMYDKIHKHIKTVYWFTVRHWTFDMSNTDQLIQCFSMEDRKLFECDMNSLNWNEYFKVALFGAREYIANEKPTEESFRKAQIIMKRFRIYHRILQTVVCILVAALIWFLLRVIVG; encoded by the exons ATGGTATCGCAAATTCAatcattttacaaaaataaaaatgtttttataaccGGTGGAAGTGGATTTTTGGGAAGAG TTATCATTGAAAAGCTCCTACGCTCAACTGAAGTCAACCGAATCTATGTGTTATTAAGGCCCAAAAAAGGCGTGAGTATTAAGGATCGAATCGCGTCATGGAGTACAGATCCG GTATTTTCCGAACTGCTGAAGTCAAAGCCCAAGTACTCAGATCAAATAGTGGCCATAGAAGGAGATTGTGGTTTTCCAGACCTGGGAATCAGTGTGGAAGATCGAAAACTGTTGGTAGGTCAGGTGCAGATCGTGCTTCACTGTGCTGCCACTGTAAGATTCGATGAGCCCCTCAATGTGGCACTGGACATCAACACCCGTGGGACGCTCCTTGTGGTGCAACTTGCCAAAGAGATGCGTCGCCTGGAGGCAATTGTTCACGTGTCCACGGCCTTCTCGAATTGCGTGCTCCCTCATATTAAGGAGGTCTACTATCCGGATAATTTAAGCTGCACTTTTGACAAGATTCTTGCACTGCGAGAAATGCTGAGCAATGATCTCATTGACAACATGAGTCCGGTTCTTCTTGGACAGTTTCCCAATACATATACCTTCACCAAGGCATTGGCTGAGCAGGTGGTGCAGAAGGAAGCGAGTGGTTTACCGGCGTGTATATTTCGACCAGGCATGA TTCTTGGAACATTTAGGGAGCCCATTCCTGGATGGATTGACAATCTCTATGGACCCTTATCTATATTACTCGGTTGCGCAGTTGGAGTTCTGCGCGTCATGATCGTTGATGTATATACCCAAGCAAATGTCGGACCAGTTGACTATTGTGCCAATATGGTTTTGTCAACTGCGTGGAAAACAGCTTTGGAAAATGTTCAGCGTAAAGAAAAACTCTCTGACAAATTGCCGTTAAGGGATCCGATCATTTATAACTATGCTGTCAGCGAAAAGAATCCCGTAAAATGgagtaaattttataaaacagtTGAGGATGAAAGATATACTTTGGCACTTGAACAGATGATATGGTATCCCTTTCTACATACTTGCACCAAACTTTGGGCCTTTGAGCTGGCGACCCTGGTTTATCACATTCTGCCAGGACACTTCATCGATATGGTTTTACGCCTAAGACGTCAAAAGCCAAGAATGGTCAAGATGTATGATAAAATACACAAGCACATTAAAACAGTATATTGGTTTACAGTTCGCCACTGGACGTTTGATATGAGCAATACGGATCAACTTATACAATGTTTTTCGATGGAGGATCGTAAACTTTTTGAGTGTGACATGAATAGTCTCAATTGGAATGAATACTTTAAAGTGGCACTATTTGGAGCTCGAGAATATATTGCAAATGAAAAGCCGACTGAAGAATCCTTCCGAAAAGcgcaaataataatgaaacg ATTCCGAATTTATCATCGTATTCTGCAAACTGTTGTTTGCATCTTAGTTGCTGCTTTGATCTGGTTTTTGCTACGCGTAATTGTTGGTTAA
- the LOC117792483 gene encoding ATP synthase mitochondrial F1 complex assembly factor 1, which produces MECARKCLRILQSNHHIVTRRIAMTSSSRAKEVIEQLKDANPYYSKYADKIAKMQQTSAEEFLDRIERVINPIKDGQSQARSYSELLNPKQKLEEEAAELPHKKLSDIMKLELIEDKNAEEIAQIWIEYHKTKAVLAATLTTDQYETLTSRAKKHPIFLLPLPRSEGFEFIMLQFSANTVHFTPLLAYQVHHENAPECLTLVHYTEMQDKGIVLMRGEYDSKVLTAQEAQCLANELQMFYYKTDENKLKLLETFTKSPDEFKHMDLIKEVENIQLA; this is translated from the exons ATGGAATGTGCTCGTAAATGTTTACGCATATTACAAAGTAACCATCATATTGTTACACGCCGCATTGCAATGACTTCCTCGAGCCGTGCCAAAGAGGTCATTGAGCAGCTAAAAGATGCCAATCCCTACTATTCAAAGTATGCCgataaaatagcaaaaatgcaacaaacatCGGCCGAGGAATTCTTGGATCGCATTGAGCGTGTTATCAATCCTATTAAGGATGGACAAAGTCAGGCTAG ATCCTATTCGGAGCTATTGAATCCAAAGCAGAAGCTGGAAGAGGAAGCTGCTGAATTGCCGCACAAGAAGCTCAGCGATATTATGAAGCTGGAGCTGATTGAGGACAAGAATGCCGAAGAGATTGCACAAATCTGGATCGAATATCATAAGACTAAGGCTGTGCTGGCTGCTACTTTGACTACAGATCAGTATGAGACGCTAACTTCACGCGCCAAGAAGCATCCAATATTCCTGCTGCCATTGCCGCGTAGTGAGGGCTTTGAGTTCATCATGTTGCAGTTTTCCGCCAACACGGTGCACTTTACACCTCTGCTGGCCTATCAGGTGCATCATGAGAATGCTCCCGAATGCCTCACTTTGGTTCATTACACGGAGATGCAGGATAAGGGAATTGTCCTGATGCGCGGAGAGTACGACTCAAAGGTGCTAACTGCTCAGGAGGCTCAATGTCTGGCAAACGAGCTGCAAATGTTCTACTACAAGACGGACGAGAATAAGCTGAAACTTCTTGAAACGTTCACCAAAAGTCCCGATGAGTTTAAGCATATGGATCTGATCAAGGAAGTCGAAAATATCCAGCTTGCCTAG
- the LOC117792484 gene encoding neuropeptide F isoform X1: MFLSLLSLLDNRIMSHKLRCTLVVCIALALFAAGCNVEASKTRPPRNNDISTMADALKYLQDLDVYYGDRARVRFGKRGSLMQLLRNRMLENGINSNNNNDPINDNSNGGELVHSGIEEEPF, from the exons atGTTCCTGTCTCTGTTGTCTCTTTTAGATAATCGCATCATGTCACACAAATTGCGTTGCACTCTGGTTGTTTGCATTGCACTCGCTCTCTTTGCGGCAGGTTGCAACGTGGAGGCATCCAAAACTCGACCGCCTCGCAACAATGATATCAGCACCATGGCGGATGCACTTAAGTATCTTCAGGATCTGGACGTTTACTATGGGGACAGAGCACGTGTGAGATTTGGAAAACGTGGGTCATTAATGCAATTACTCCGAAATCGAATGCTAGAAAATGGTatcaatagcaacaacaacaacgatcctatcaatgacaacagcaacggcgGAGAGTtg GTGCACTCCGGAATAGAAGAGGAGCCATTTTAA
- the LOC117792484 gene encoding neuropeptide F isoform X2 produces the protein MSHKLRCTLVVCIALALFAAGCNVEASKTRPPRNNDISTMADALKYLQDLDVYYGDRARVRFGKRGSLMQLLRNRMLENGINSNNNNDPINDNSNGGELVHSGIEEEPF, from the exons ATGTCACACAAATTGCGTTGCACTCTGGTTGTTTGCATTGCACTCGCTCTCTTTGCGGCAGGTTGCAACGTGGAGGCATCCAAAACTCGACCGCCTCGCAACAATGATATCAGCACCATGGCGGATGCACTTAAGTATCTTCAGGATCTGGACGTTTACTATGGGGACAGAGCACGTGTGAGATTTGGAAAACGTGGGTCATTAATGCAATTACTCCGAAATCGAATGCTAGAAAATGGTatcaatagcaacaacaacaacgatcctatcaatgacaacagcaacggcgGAGAGTtg GTGCACTCCGGAATAGAAGAGGAGCCATTTTAA